The DNA sequence CTGGCAGGGCTGGGTGCTGGGGTACTGGGTGCACCTGAGCGGTCCCGGTCCCGGGTTCTTCCCGGTGGTGCTGGGGTTGCTGCTGCAGCCGGTGGCCGCCCTGCTGGTGGTGGGGGGCAGGTCGGTCAAGGAGGGGTCTGAATGGGACCGGGGTCGCCTGGGGGCGATAGGGGCGGGGGCGCTGGCGTTCGCCGTCACCATCTGGCTGGTCAGCTGGCTGGGGATGCTCGTCGCCGTCGGCCTGTATACCCTGGGGTGGCTGCGGCTGGTGGGGAGGTACCCCTGGCCCCGGGTGGTGGCCATTGCGGCGGGCACCGTGGTGGCGGTGTACCTGATCTTCGTGCTCTGGCTGAGGGTGCCGTTTCCCACCGGCATCCTGCCGCTCTGAGGGGGCGAGCCCATGGATATCTGGTCTTACCTGGGGCAGGGTTTCCTGTCCGTGTTTCAGCCCCAGCACCTCCTGTTCTGCATCATCGGCGTGGTGGCGGGGCAGGTGATCGGCGCCCTGCCCGGGATCGGTTCCGTGTCGGGGGTGGCGCTGCTCCTCCCCCTCACCTTCGGCATGGATCCCGAGTCGGCCATCATCATGCTCACCGGCATCTACTACGGCTGCATGTACGGCGGTACGGTGAGCGCCGTGCTCATCGACATCCCCGGAGACTCGGCGGCCATCATGACCGGGCTGGACGGATACCAGCTGGCCATGCGGGGGCGGGGCGGGCAGGCCCTGTTCATGGCGGCGGTCGGTTCCTTCATCGCCGGCACCTTCGGCATCCTGATGCTCACCCTCTTTGCCCCCCCGCTGGCCCGCTTCGGCCTGCGTTTCGGTCCCCCGGAGACGACTGCCCTCATGCTCCTGGCCCTCACCAGCCTGGGCTGGCTCACCGGTGAGTCCGCCGCCAAGGGGCTTCTCTCCGCCCTCCTGGGGTTGTTCCTGGCTGTGATCGGGGTGGACAGCGTCTCCGGGCGCCCCCGCTTCACCATGGGGGTCATCGACCTCATGGACGGGATTCCCTTTCTGCCCATCGTCATCGGGATATTCGGGATTACCCAGGTACTGCTCTGGCTGGAGAGCCGGGCGCACTGGAAGGTGATGAAGACCAACCTGGGGTTGCGCGCCATCCTGCCTTCCGTGCAGGAGTGGGCGGTATCGAAGTGGGCCATCGTGCGGGGAACCATCATCGGATTCTTCGTGGGGCTGATGCCGGGCGCGGGTGCCACCACCGCCTCCTTCCTGTCCTACACCATAGAGCGGCAGTCGTCCCGGCACCCCCACCTGTTCGGGAAGGGGGCCATCGAGGGCGTGGCTGCTCCCGAATCGGCCAACAACGCCGCCGCCATCGCCGCCTACGTGCCCCTGCTATCCCTGGGCATCCCCGGCTCCGCCACCACGGCGGTGCTCATGGGCGGGCTCATGCTGTGGGGGTTGCGGCCGGGGCCCCTCCTGTTCCGGGACGCCCCCGAGTTCGTGTGGGGCCTCATCGCCAGCATGTACGTGGCCAACTTCCTGCTCCTGGCCGTGAACACCCTGGCCATCCCCCCCATGATCCGCATCCTGAGCATCCCGGCCCCGGTGCTGATGGCCATCGTGTCCGTGATCAGCATCGTGGGCGCCTACTGCGTGGACAACAGCGTCTTCGACATCTGGCTGGCCCTGGGGGCGGGGGTACTGGGGTACTTCATGAACAAGCTGAAACTGCCCGTGCCCCCGGTGGTCCTGGGCCTGGTGCTGGGGCCGGACCTGGAGACGGCCATGAGGCAATCATTCATGCTTTCCAAAGGGTCGGTGGCCATTTTCTTCACCCGGCCCATTGCCCTGGGTCTGCTCATCGCCACGGCGCTTTTCCTCAGCGCCCCGGCCATCGGTGGGCTGATCCGCAGGCGCCGGGCGGCGGTCCCCCGGGAGGTGCCCGCGAGCAGGTAGCAGGGGGTGATGTGACGATGGACGACGAGGAGGTGGGCGAGGTTGGAGATCGTGGTTGATCCGGGCCGCTGCATGGCCTGCCGTTCCTGTCAGGTGGCCTGTGCCCTGGCCCGCGATTCGGCCTCCCGCACCCTGGTAGGGGGGCTGGGGGAAGACCCTCAGCCCCTGCCCCGGGTGTCGGTGCGGGAGAGCCCGCTGCCGCTGGCGATCCCAGAGGCGCGGGGAGATAGCCCGGGCCAGCCGGCGGCGGCAGGTTTGCCCGTGCAGTGTCGCCACTGCCTGGATGCTCCCTGCCTGGACGCCTGCCCGACGGGAGCCATGCACAGGCCGGAGGCGGAAGGTGCGGTACTTTATGACGAGGCCAAATGCATGGGTTGCCTGATGTGCGTGGCCGTCTGCCCCTTCGGGGCGGTCAGGCCGGGGCACGGAGGCCGGGTGTCCAAGTGCGACCGCTGCACGCAAATGGAGTACCCCTTCTGCGTGGACGCCTGCCCCACCGGAGCTCTCCAGTACCGGGAGCGCGCGGCCTGGCAGGAAGTGGCGGCTACGCGGCAGGGAGCTCTCATGAAAGCGCTGGCCCTGGTATGGGAAGGAGGCACCGCAGGTGAGGACACTGCGCAAGAGAACGGCTGACCCTCTTACCGAGCAACTGATGGCTGATTCGAGGGGAGGATCGTGGCCATCGCTTTGGGACAGGTTTGAGAAGCAGGTGCCCAACTGCGCCTTCGGCCAGATGGGGCTGTGCTGCCAGGCGTGCAGCCAGGGGCCGTGCCGGGTAGATCCCTTCGGGCAGGTGGAGGCCACCAGCTGCGGGCGCACCCGGACGGGGCTGGTGGCCAGCGAGTTCTGCCGCCAGGTGGCCCAGGGGGCCGCCGCGCAGCTGACCCATGCCCTGCGGTCGGGCGGGGAGGGCGGCAGGGGGGATCCGGCCCCGGTCCTGGAGGCAATGGAAGTGGCACGCGAGGGGGACCGCTCCCCGGAAGATACCCTCATGGCGGCGGTACGGGCCGCCCTGGCGGGGACGTCCGCCCTCGCCATGGTGCCTGCGGATGGGGCCACCGCCCGGGGAAAGGCTGGCCTGGCCGCCCTGCGCCGGGACGAACCCAACGTACTTCTGGTGGGCCGGTTCAGTGCTGCCCCGGCGGCGCTCGCGGCTGGCCGCGACGCCGGGGTGAACGTAGGCGCAGCCTGCGGTGCCGAAGGTGAGGGGCGGTTCCGCGTGGCCGGGGATTACGGATCGCAGGAGGTGCTGGTGACCTCGGGAGTGGTCGAT is a window from the Bacillota bacterium genome containing:
- a CDS encoding 4Fe-4S dicluster domain-containing protein; translation: MVDPGRCMACRSCQVACALARDSASRTLVGGLGEDPQPLPRVSVRESPLPLAIPEARGDSPGQPAAAGLPVQCRHCLDAPCLDACPTGAMHRPEAEGAVLYDEAKCMGCLMCVAVCPFGAVRPGHGGRVSKCDRCTQMEYPFCVDACPTGALQYRERAAWQEVAATRQGALMKALALVWEGGTAGEDTAQENG
- a CDS encoding tripartite tricarboxylate transporter permease; protein product: MDIWSYLGQGFLSVFQPQHLLFCIIGVVAGQVIGALPGIGSVSGVALLLPLTFGMDPESAIIMLTGIYYGCMYGGTVSAVLIDIPGDSAAIMTGLDGYQLAMRGRGGQALFMAAVGSFIAGTFGILMLTLFAPPLARFGLRFGPPETTALMLLALTSLGWLTGESAAKGLLSALLGLFLAVIGVDSVSGRPRFTMGVIDLMDGIPFLPIVIGIFGITQVLLWLESRAHWKVMKTNLGLRAILPSVQEWAVSKWAIVRGTIIGFFVGLMPGAGATTASFLSYTIERQSSRHPHLFGKGAIEGVAAPESANNAAAIAAYVPLLSLGIPGSATTAVLMGGLMLWGLRPGPLLFRDAPEFVWGLIASMYVANFLLLAVNTLAIPPMIRILSIPAPVLMAIVSVISIVGAYCVDNSVFDIWLALGAGVLGYFMNKLKLPVPPVVLGLVLGPDLETAMRQSFMLSKGSVAIFFTRPIALGLLIATALFLSAPAIGGLIRRRRAAVPREVPASR
- a CDS encoding tripartite tricarboxylate transporter TctB family protein encodes the protein MSVDSVLGLVASVGGLLLIWQGWVLGYWVHLSGPGPGFFPVVLGLLLQPVAALLVVGGRSVKEGSEWDRGRLGAIGAGALAFAVTIWLVSWLGMLVAVGLYTLGWLRLVGRYPWPRVVAIAAGTVVAVYLIFVLWLRVPFPTGILPL